tgttccTGAGCCAGTCTCAAGTTATAGTTTTATCTGGAAGAGACTGTGGCTTTCCTTCAAGCGAGAAAACTGGCAGCTTCAGTTTCCTGGGATGAGAGGGCCTGGCTTTGCTCACCCTCCTCTTTTGCTTTCTGggagtcttgaaggaaaggaGTCAGGAGCTGGGGCTGATGGATCTGTCCTCTAGACCTGACTCAGCCCAGCCTGAGAAATGTTAAGGGCTCAGACCCATACAGCCGTGTTGATGTCAAAGCCAGAGGGTGGGGGCTCCAGGGCCTTGGGGCAGTTTGAAGAAGGCCTGTCTCCCTGTCCACTGCCCCTGCTGCCATGGAAGGGGAAGTACCCAGCTCCCTTGAAGTGGccccttttcttgattttcttagaGCGTCCAGCTGGGGGCTCAGTGGCTGTTGGGGTCATCCAGCCTGGCTTCTCCTTGAGTAGTCGATCCTTATCTGGCCGAACACTGCGTAGGAACTTCCTGAAGATGTTGGCAGTCAGGGTGAACCTTCGGCCCAGCTCCCAGTGCCGGCCTCCAGGCCCTGGCAGCCCCCTTGCCCCACTAACTTCACCTTTTTCCCCACCCTTCTTCTCTACCTCTGGTAAGTCCAACCAGTTGCCCACCAGATCCGCGAAGACATTGTCACCCAAGACCAGCGGCTGCCGATTGCGGCCTCGTGACATCAAGGTGGAGGTCCAGTCGTCTGGCTCAGCCTGCTCCATCCTCTGCTGGATGAAGCCTCGGCTCTCTGGCTCCCAAGTCCTAGCAGGAGGCACTGGGCTTGCCCCATGGACACTCTTAGAGGAGGAAAGCTTGGTGCCACCTCCACTGCCACTGTTGCTGAGGGAAGGATGGCTAGAGGGAGAGGTGGCCCTGGGCCTGGATGAGCCCCTGCTACCTGCCCACCTGCAGGGCTCAGGTTGAGTTCTGGGTGCCTGCAGGAAGCCAGGGGCAGGACCCAGACTGGACAGTGGAGTCTGCCCATCACCCCCAGAGATCTCTAGTTGCTCCAGAGCAGTCTGTACCTGTAGAAGCTTCAGTTCCTGCAGGGCTCCCATCATGCAGTTCATCTGGTCATGGA
The DNA window shown above is from Notamacropus eugenii isolate mMacEug1 chromosome 2, mMacEug1.pri_v2, whole genome shotgun sequence and carries:
- the INKA2 gene encoding PAK4-inhibitor INKA2 isoform X1, which translates into the protein MKEVGDGLHDQMNCMMGALQELKLLQVQTALEQLEISGGDGQTPLSSLGPAPGFLQAPRTQPEPCRWAGSRGSSRPRATSPSSHPSLSNSGSGGGTKLSSSKSVHGASPVPPARTWEPESRGFIQQRMEQAEPDDWTSTLMSRGRNRQPLVLGDNVFADLVGNWLDLPEVEKKGGEKGEVSGARGLPGPGGRHWELGRRFTLTANIFRKFLRSVRPDKDRLLKEKPGWMTPTATEPPAGRSKKIKKRGHFKGAGYFPFHGSRGSGQGDRPSSNCPKALEPPPSGFDINTAVWV
- the INKA2 gene encoding PAK4-inhibitor INKA2 isoform X2, which encodes MESKDMDSYLRRLKQELVSMKEVGDGLHDQMNCMMGALQELKLLQVQTALEQLEISGGDGQTPLSSLGPAPGFLQAPRTQPEPCRWAGSRGSSRPRATSPSSHPSLSNSGSGGGTKLSSSKSVHGASPVPPARTWEPESRGFIQQRMEQAEPDDWTSTLMSRGRNRQPLVLGDNVFADLVGNWLDLPEVEKKGGEKGEVSGARGLPGPGGRHWELGRRFTLTANIFRKFLRSVRPDKDRLLKEKPGWMTPTATEPPAGRSKKIKKRGHFKGAGYFPFHGSRGSGQGDRPSSNCPKALEPPPSGFDINTAVWV